One region of Bdellovibrio bacteriovorus genomic DNA includes:
- the rfaE1 gene encoding D-glycero-beta-D-manno-heptose-7-phosphate kinase codes for MTTPVKATVGPQEKELLINQLPLMRGKRILIIGDVCVDEYVLGEVRRISPEAPVPVLEVEQEDVRLGMAANVAQNVCSLGGQAMLVSVVGNDTGANLLRDLCAKSGVSSEFLVTDTSRPTTRKTRVMAKHHHLVRVDYEVRSSLSAEVEAQMIHMVEKNVEDADCVVIEDYKKGVISRNVIEKVVAICKQKGKRVLVDPHKTSSGPFYQGVDLIKPNFDEAVTLAGMDFDDLRNNPNKVVEVGRALQKITGAKEVVLTRGKDGMTIFSGDHITEVPTYARKVFDVTGAGDTVIAALSLGLVSGLSLVQSCMLANFAAGVVVGKVGCVPCEIPELKEYIQTAH; via the coding sequence ATGACAACACCTGTAAAGGCGACCGTAGGTCCGCAAGAAAAAGAACTTCTGATCAATCAACTGCCTCTGATGAGAGGTAAAAGAATCCTCATTATCGGCGACGTCTGCGTTGATGAATATGTCCTGGGTGAAGTTCGTCGTATCAGCCCTGAAGCTCCGGTTCCGGTTTTGGAAGTAGAGCAAGAAGACGTGCGCCTGGGAATGGCGGCGAACGTCGCTCAAAACGTCTGCAGCTTGGGTGGACAAGCGATGTTGGTTTCGGTGGTCGGCAATGACACCGGCGCAAATCTTCTTCGCGATCTTTGCGCTAAAAGCGGAGTGAGCTCTGAATTTCTTGTTACGGATACATCTCGTCCAACGACACGCAAAACCCGTGTGATGGCAAAGCACCATCACTTGGTGCGTGTGGATTACGAAGTTCGTTCCAGTCTTTCTGCGGAAGTCGAAGCCCAAATGATCCACATGGTGGAAAAGAATGTTGAAGACGCAGATTGTGTGGTTATTGAAGATTATAAAAAAGGCGTGATCTCTCGCAACGTCATCGAAAAGGTTGTCGCGATTTGCAAACAAAAAGGCAAACGCGTTCTCGTCGATCCACACAAAACTTCGTCGGGTCCTTTCTATCAAGGTGTGGATTTGATCAAGCCAAACTTTGATGAAGCGGTGACTCTTGCCGGAATGGATTTTGACGATCTTCGCAACAATCCAAATAAAGTTGTTGAGGTGGGTCGCGCTCTTCAAAAAATCACGGGTGCAAAAGAAGTTGTTCTGACTCGAGGAAAAGATGGAATGACGATCTTCTCTGGCGATCACATCACGGAAGTGCCAACGTATGCGCGCAAAGTTTTTGACGTGACTGGAGCAGGGGACACGGTGATTGCGGCTCTCTCTTTAGGTTTGGTGTCTGGTCTTTCGTTGGTTCAATCATGCATGCTCGCGAATTTCGCTGCCGGTGTGGTTGTCGGCAAAGTCGGCTGCGTGCCTTGCGAGATCCCAGAGCTTAAAGAATACATACAAACGGCTCACTGA